The Amycolatopsis japonica nucleotide sequence CTCGACCTCGGCGTCACCGGCGAGCCGCCGCGCCTCGGTCACCGCGCGCTTCAGCACGGCGTGGACGACGTCGGTCACGCGCAGGACGTTGTCGCCCAGCAGCAGGTCGCCTTCGTCGATCCGGCGCTTCGGATTCGGCTCGTAGCGCGACGGGTCCACCGCCGCCTGCCGTTCCGCCTCCTGGCCGACGAACAGCGTCCCGTCCGGCGCGGCGTAGACCGCCGACGACATCAAGGGCTGCCCGTCCACCACGACGACCTGCGGCTCGCGGCCGTTGATCGAAGCGACTACGCAGGTGCTCGATGTCCCGAAGTCCACCGCAACCCGCACTGTCACAAGCCACTCCCGCAGATCGTCGTCGTCACCCCACGCCCGGCCCTTCCCTCACCTGGTTCCGCGGGAGGTCAGTCCGGCTGGATCCACGAGACCTGCATGAGCTGCTTGCCGTGCTTCCGGGTGACGAGGTTTCCTCGTCCCGGCGGCATCTGGCTCGGCTTCACGTTGGCGACCAGGTTGCCCTCGTCCCGCGAGCCGTTCATGACCATACCGGGCGCCGCGATCTCCCTGAGCTTGCCGAGGATCGGGTCGAACATCGCCCGGCTCGCGCCACCACTGCGGCGCACGACGACGATGTGCAGACCGACGTCCTTCGCCTGCGCGAGGAACTCGGCGAGCGGCTTCAGCGGGTTGCTCGTCTGCGTGGCGACCAGGTCGTAGTCGTCGACGATGACGAACAGCTCCGGACCGGTCCACCAGGACCGCGTCTTGAGCTGTTCCTGCGTGACGTCCGGGCCGGGGAGGCGCCGGGTCATCGACCCGTGGACGTCCTTGACCATGCTCTCCAGCTGCGCGGCGGACACCGCGTAGCCGAGCAGCTGGTCCCCGCCGATGAAGCCGAGCATCGTGCGTCGGTAGTCGACGAGGATGATGACCGCTTCCTGCGTCGTGTACCGCTCGGTGATGCCCCTGGTGATCTGGCGCAGCAGGTTCGTCTTGCCCGACTCGCCGTCCGCAAACGCGTAGAAGTGCGAGTCGGCGGCGAAGTCGAGGTAGATCGGCTGGAGGTCTTCCTCGTTGACGCCGATCGGCACCAGCTTCGTGTTGCGCTTGGAGTCGATGGACAGGACCTCGTCGTAGGTGACCATCTCCGGCAGCAGGCGGACCTGCGGCGCCGGGCGGCCCTTCCACGCGGCCTTGATCTTCGCGACCGCGTCGGCGACACCGGCGGCGACGTCGTCCGGGTTGCTCGATCCGTCGATCCGCGGCAGACCGGTCAGCAGGTGGAGCTTGTCCCTGGTGAGACCGCGGCCGGGGCGCCCGGCCGGGACGTTCACCGCGACCCGGCGGTCGATGTCCGACTCGCTCGGGTCACCGAGGCGGAGCTCGAACCGGGTACCGATCATGTCCTTGATCGCCGGGCGGATGTCCGCCCACCGGTTCGCCGCGATGATGACGTGCACGCCGTAGGAAAGACCCTGGGTGGCGAGCTTGGTGATCGAGGTCTCCAGCTCGTCGAAGTCGTCCCGCAGGGCCTTCCAGTTGTCGACGATCAGGAACGCGTCACCGAAGGCGTCTTCCTCGGGCTTGATCTCGCCACGCCGCTTGCGGTTGCGGAACTCGTTCATCGAGTCGATGCCCATGGCACCGAACCGGCCTTCCCGCTCGGTGAGCAGGGTGGTCAGCTCGGCCACGATCCGGCGGGCCTTGTCCGGCTCGCGCCGCGCGACCGCGACGCCACCGACGTGCGGCAGGCCCTGGAGACCGGCCAACGTACCGCCACCGAGGTCGAGCGCGTAGAACTGCGCTTCCTCGGGGGTGTGGGTCAGCGACATCGACATGATCAGCGTCCGGAGCATGGTCGACTTGCCCGACTGCGGGCCGCCGACGATCACACCGTGCCCGGCGCCACCGGAGAAGTCGGCCCACAGCAGGTCACGACGCTGCTCGTACGGGCGGTCGACGATGCCCATCGGCACCTGCAGCCGTCCGTTGCCGAAGAACCCGACCGGGGAAAGACCGCGGTCGTCGGTGGGGTTCAGGTTCGGGAGCAGGGTGTCGAGCGAGTTCGGCTCCTTCAGCGGCGGCAGCCAGACCTCGTGCGCGGGCGGGCCCTGGCCGATCAGCCGGGACACGATCACGTCGAGCTCACTGGGCTCGACGGCCTCCTCCGACTTGGCCTCTTCCACCGGCGCGGCCTCGATCTGCTGCGGCTCCGGTTCCTTCGGCAGTTCGACGAAGTCCGGGACGAACAGCTGCGGGCGCTTGTCCGCGCGGACGACGGTCGCGACCGGGCCGGCGGCCTTGATACCCGCGGGCCGGTACGGGCCCGAGACGTACGAAGCCTTGAAGCGGACCAGCGTCGAGGTGTCGTACTTGAGGTAACCGCCACCGGGAACGGACGGCAGCTCGAACGCGTCGGGCACGCCGATCGCGGCACGGGATTCCGCGGCGGAGAACGTCTTCAGACCGATGCGGTAGGAAAGGTGCGAGTCGAGACCGCGCAGCTTGCCCTCTTCCAGCCGCTGCGACGCGAGGAGCATGTGCATCTGCAGCGACCGGCCCAGACGGCCGATGGCGACGAACAGGTCGATGAAGTCCGGCTTCGCGGCCAGCAGTTCGGAGAACTCGTCACAGACGATGAAGAGCGCGGGCAGCGGGTCGAGGTCGGCGCCGTTCTCGCGGGCCTTCTCGTACTCCCAGACGTTCTTGAAGTTACCGCCGTTCTTCAGCGCTTCCTGGCGCCGGTTCATCTCGCCGGCCAGCGCGTCCTTCATCCGGTCGACCAGCGTGACTTCGTCCGCGAGGTTGGTGATGACCGCGGAAACGTGCGGAGCGGCGTCCAGACCGAGGAACGTCGCACCACCCTTGAAGTCGACGAGGACGAAGTTCAGCGTGCTCGACGAGTGCGTGGCGAGCATGCCGAGCACCAGGGTGCGGAGGAACTCCGACTTACCGGAACCGGTCGCACCGATGCACAGGCCGTGC carries:
- a CDS encoding type VII secretion protein EccC yields the protein MSTLQFKKSPRLAAPRPPGGEVHLEPPPEVPRTIPGNIVMKLLPAVMIVASLGMMVFMFTTGGRNPMMMMMGGMMVLSTVGMMAGGAGKGGGAKKAEMDEDRKDYLRYLGQMRDRAREAMVDQRAALEWVHPDPQTLWSLAASRRMWERRQNDQDFLHLRVGRSSHRLATRLVPPQTGPVDELEPIATLALRRFVRAHSIVPDLPTQITLRGFAAVSMQGDRGLTRGLTRAMLAQLVTFHSPDDVLIAVATAGRAKEEWEWAKWLPHAQHPALADGIGQLRMMAGSLAQIEQWLDEELRDRQRFSRNATPAPDQPHIVIIVDDAEVTREEQIILEEGLVGVTLIDLSDSIGNLAARRGLRLVVEEDRLGARSAGGVEWFGRPDTLSVVESEALARLLAPYRVGTAAQDAAEEEPLLSNPGLLELLGIPGDPMTFDVQQAWRPRPVRDRYRVPFGVGEYGQPVELDIKEAAMEGMGPHGLCIGATGSGKSEFLRTLVLGMLATHSSSTLNFVLVDFKGGATFLGLDAAPHVSAVITNLADEVTLVDRMKDALAGEMNRRQEALKNGGNFKNVWEYEKARENGADLDPLPALFIVCDEFSELLAAKPDFIDLFVAIGRLGRSLQMHMLLASQRLEEGKLRGLDSHLSYRIGLKTFSAAESRAAIGVPDAFELPSVPGGGYLKYDTSTLVRFKASYVSGPYRPAGIKAAGPVATVVRADKRPQLFVPDFVELPKEPEPQQIEAAPVEEAKSEEAVEPSELDVIVSRLIGQGPPAHEVWLPPLKEPNSLDTLLPNLNPTDDRGLSPVGFFGNGRLQVPMGIVDRPYEQRRDLLWADFSGGAGHGVIVGGPQSGKSTMLRTLIMSMSLTHTPEEAQFYALDLGGGTLAGLQGLPHVGGVAVARREPDKARRIVAELTTLLTEREGRFGAMGIDSMNEFRNRKRRGEIKPEEDAFGDAFLIVDNWKALRDDFDELETSITKLATQGLSYGVHVIIAANRWADIRPAIKDMIGTRFELRLGDPSESDIDRRVAVNVPAGRPGRGLTRDKLHLLTGLPRIDGSSNPDDVAAGVADAVAKIKAAWKGRPAPQVRLLPEMVTYDEVLSIDSKRNTKLVPIGVNEEDLQPIYLDFAADSHFYAFADGESGKTNLLRQITRGITERYTTQEAVIILVDYRRTMLGFIGGDQLLGYAVSAAQLESMVKDVHGSMTRRLPGPDVTQEQLKTRSWWTGPELFVIVDDYDLVATQTSNPLKPLAEFLAQAKDVGLHIVVVRRSGGASRAMFDPILGKLREIAAPGMVMNGSRDEGNLVANVKPSQMPPGRGNLVTRKHGKQLMQVSWIQPD